Within Porites lutea chromosome 2, jaPorLute2.1, whole genome shotgun sequence, the genomic segment ATGGACAAGCATCTGATCCAGCGAGGAGTAGCAACACTCCTActcatgcttcatgctaaggaaacaGGGATAAGCTCCAGCTGTTTGCGCCTTTGGCAAAAAAGGACACAATTtccaacccctttggaaaaatgcaaattttcgagttttttaaattcattgcTTTTCTAGTCCATAATGGTTGGTTTTCTATCTAGAAGGTCATAAAACACTTTGGTTTGGACTATTTGCTGAAtaacaaaaaaggacaaaatttccaatttttgcccaaaaaataTGGACagacccctttggaaaaatgctacaTTTTCGACTTTTCAAATCcatgttttttgttataacaAGTTATTAGCATTATTTTTCGTAATTGTTGAACAGTTGATTTTGCTTTGCAAGTAGAAAATTATCTTAGGCGTATAACCACATCCTATGACGGAATAATAGAATTGACTCGGTTTGTTTTTATCAACCTTAGTGGTTTTGATTGTAATCGGTTTATGCGcggtaaataataattaagGTAGATAATGTGGGATATGTTAAGGAAATAGGTATCACGCTCATGTTTGAGCTCGCAAGAAATAATAGTGAGCCTTTGCCAAGTTCGGTTTGCGGCCGGACATACGTAGTTAAGGCGTTTACTTGTGGTAACCATAAAACTAGTGAGCATTGTAATTTTGAGTAGAACGTTTAGAACGATTGTGATGTACGAATGAACGAACGAAATAAAGCGAAAGAAGTGAAAGATACAGTCCTGATTGTTTGTTGAACCAGCGGACGCGGAGATATTCCAAACGCAGTGGAAGATTCCGCAACAACTGGTCCTTCGAGCCGGATTAGAGAATGTCTAAAAAGAAAGTAAGAGCGGGCCATCGTGGATTCCTCACGAAAATCATTGAAGAGGCCAACGAGCGTTTAGATGACGAATATTCAACCGTCAGAAAGGCAGAACTGCTGAAATGGAAAGCTAGTTTAGGAGAACAGCTTCAAAAGATCGTGCCGCTTGACGAAGAGATTTTGGGCGAGTTAGCGGCAGACGAGAAAGTAACAGAGGAAGAAGTGGCAGACGAGATTGAACGGAGTGGCCGATTGAGGGCAGACGCGACTCAAGTGTTAGCTGCCATCGAAGAACGACTGACAGACCAACCTCCTCCACCGCCAGCTTCACAAGTTGCACCTCAGTACGTAAATTCAAGCCAAGGTTACCAGCCGATAAGTAGCCAACAAAAGACAGTGCGAGCAAAACTTCCGAAATTAGAagtaaaaaagtttaaaggaaaactCTGCGAGTGGCAGGAGTTTTGGGACTCGTTTGAGAGTGCCATACATATGAACGATGGGCTTTCGAACGTCGACAAATTTTCCTATCTAAGGAGCTTACTTCTGGGATCGGCAAAATCGGCAATTGGGGGACTTGCGCTGACATCAGCGAATTACGAGTCAGCCATAGAGCTCCTAAAGAAACGTTATGGCAAAAAGGTCGCGATTCAGAGAGCACTAATAAGCGAACTGTTGAATGCACGTCCCGTGTTCAACGAGAGTGACACGCCAAGACTTCGCAGCCTCTACGATTTCGCAGAAACGAAGTACAGAGCGTTACAGGCCTTAGGAGTGGATGAACAAAGCTATTCAGAAGTCGTCGTGCCGACACTATTAGAAAAGATTCCCGACGCCATCCGATTGACGATTACGCGAGGAAGACAGTACTTGGAGTGGACCTTAGGAGACACGTTGGAGCCACTCCTAGTGGAAGTGGAACTGAGAGAGGACCATTGTCTGGCGCAGCACAGATCAAACGAGGCGAAAAAGGGTCCTGTCACCTCCAGTGCGCTGTTTGCCGGAAAGGGAGACCGAAGATGCGCATTCTGCCTGGAGAATCACCTACCGGAAGATTGTAAGAAAGTCACGAAGACGGAGGAACGTAAGAAACTGTTAATTAAGTTTGGTAGATGTTTTAAGTGTATTAACAAGGGCCATCGTGCCCGAGATTGTAAGGCTTCCGTTCAATGTAAGAATTGTAAGGGATCTCACAACACGTGTTTGTGTGAGTTGGGATCACAGCAAACCCCAGCGGGGGATAGTGGTCAACCACTAGTAAATAGTCCGAGTAGTTTGCTTGTGGGAACAGAGAGTAGAATTGCCCTTCAGACTGCCCAAGCCTTAATTAAGGGGAATGTACCGGGGAGGGTAAGAGTTCTATTTGACTCAGGAAGTCACAAGTCTTTCGTAACAACAAAGGCCGCGAGTAATTATGGTTTAGAAATTGTAAGAAAAGAATGGGTAACTATTAACACATTCGGACAAACAGTTAAGGAATCGGGTTTGAGGGAAGTCGTCCAGTTTGATGTAATGCCTCTACAGGCCGACCGTTCACTTAGGCTTGAAGCTTATGTTGTGCCGGAAATATCTCACATAAGCAACGAGCACGTAGAGGTCGTCAAGAACGATTATCCTCATTTGCGTGATCTGTGGTTTTCAGATGTTTGCCAAACCAAAGAAGAGCTCGAAATAGATTTGTTAATAGGATCGGATTACTTGTGGGAGTTTCAAAAGGGGCGGACAATACGGGGGGAGCCAGAAGAACCGGTAGCCGTAGAGACTGAGCTTGGATGGGTGTTGTCGGGCcccctgaaaaagaaaaaattagagAGCGAGCGACAAGAAGTGACTGTAAATTTCGTGGCACATGAGGGTGCGGTGACCGTGGGAGATAGTTTAGAAGGGGCGGTCGGTAAATTGTGGAACTTGGAGAGTTTAGGAATTAAAGCGAGTGATGAGGTACACGAATTGTTCGAGAACGATATCAGTTTTATTGAGGGGAGGTATTCGGTCAAGTTGCCTTGGAAACAGGGTCACAACCCCCTTCCCAGTAATTATGCAAACAGTTTGTCACGCATGAAGAGCCAAATCAAAAGATTGAAAAGGGAACCGGAAGTACTAGAAGAGTATGACTCAATCATTAAAGACCAATTAAGTTCGGGGATCATTGAAAGGGTAACGGATTTGGAGGGGGCGTGCAAGGTCCATTATTTGCCACATCAAGCTGTCATTCGCAAAGATGCGGAGACAACAAAATTAAGGATAGTGTATGACGCTTCAGCAAAAGAGGGTAAAAATGGGACATCCCTGAACGACTGTCTACACACCGCGCCATCTCTAAACCCCTTACTTTTTGAAATACTTGTTAGGTTCCGAGAAAATAGGGTCGCGCTTGTCGGAGACATTGAGAAGGCGTTTTTAAATATAGCAGTAGATGTGAATGACCGCGATTGTTTGAGGTTCCTGTGGGTGGATGACGCACGAGACAGCAATTCAAATGTTGTCGTGTATCGATTTTGTCGAGTTGTCTTTGGATTGAATGCTTCACCTTTTCTGCTAAATGGAACAATAAGGCATCATTTAGCGACCTTCGCAGAAGCAGATCCTAAATTTGTTAAGAAAATGGTTGACAGTTTTTAGGTGACAGCACAACTGATAAGGCACACGATCTATACAACAAAGCGAGGGCCAGAATGGCAAACGGAGGGTTTAGACTGCGGAAATGGAAAACCAACGACCCGAAGTTAAAGAGGAGAATCGGTTCGATGGAGACGGTCGGTAGAAAAGAGGAAATCGTGGGACGATTAGAAGATGAAGAAACTTATGCGAAATCGAAGCTAGAATGTCAAGGGGGGTCGAAGGGAGAAAAGGTCCTGGGTGTTAAGTGGAACTGTGAATCAGACACCTTCCACCTTGATCTCGCGCATATTGCTAAAAGGGCGGAAGGTCTAGAACCCACCAAGCGAAATGTTTTGAGCTTATTAGCCAGCTTATTTGACCCACTTGGGCTCATTAGTCCAGTGACGGTTAGTATGAAGAttctttttcaagaaatttgtaGTAGCAAGTTTGACTGGGACGAAACGTTGACGGACGATATTAAAGGGAAATGGGCTAAATGGGTCGAAAATTTGTCGCAAACGAGGGAAATAGAAGTCAATAGATGTTTGTATGAGGCGAGAGAAGAGTGCGTGACTGAGTGTTTTTTGCATGGGTTCGGAGATGCGAGTAAAAAAGCGTACTGTGCGATGGTTTACTTCATGTACCGTACTGACGATGGACAGACCCATGTGAGGTTAGTGGCAAGCAAAACGAGAGTTGCCCCCTTGAAAGAGCTTTCAATTCCACGGTTGGAGTTGATGTCAGCGAGAATATTGGCCCAACTTATGAACACGATACGCAATGCATTACAGTCACATCTAAAAATAGATGGCGTGAGATTTTGGCTAGATAGCAAAACGGCCCTAAGTTGGATTCAAAGTAAGGGAGAATGGAAACAGTTCGTGCGGCACAGAGTAAACGAGATTCTCAGCCTGACGAGCAAAGAGGAATGGGCGTATTGTCCGACTGGTGAGAATCCAGCAGATCTTGGTTCCAGAGGGGCGCTAGCTTCCCAACTCAAGGAAAATGAACTTTGGTGGCTTGGCCCACAATGGCTGATAAGAAAGAGAGAAGATTGGCCAGTTACGACTGAGCAGCTTCAAACTCCTGAGAGTCTACTCGAGCAGAAGAAGCCCACATCGGCATTGTTGGTCGAGACGAGGAGCGAAGTCGGTGTTGCAGCAGTAATAAATCCGAGTGACTATAGTAAGTTGCCTAAGCTGATGTGTGTCGTCGCGTGGGTGAGGCGATTTGTTGACAATTTGAAGGCCGCTTTAAGGCAAAACGAAAACACTAGACGAACAGGTAAGTTAGAAGTGAGAGAGTTGAATGAAGCTGAGCTCGAATTAATTAAATCGGCCCAAGACAAACTAAAGAAACAGAGCAATTTCGAACAACTGGTAAGTAAACTTGGGATTGTAAAGCAAGGAGAAGTTTTGAGGTGTGAGGGTAGGCTTGTAAATTCGGATTTGGATCTTGACGCTAGAAGACCCTTCATTTTACCCAGAAGGCACCATTTGACTAAACTGATAATACGAGAAAGCCATGAAGGTGTGCACCACAGTGGTGTGAGAGCCACATTAGCTCAATTGCGTTCGAAATATTGGGTGCCAAAGGGCAGACAAGAAGTGAAAAGGGTACTGAGCGAGTGTGTTACTTGTAGAAAACTGAAGGGGAAATCGTACAGTTCGCCACCAACCGCCGCGTTACCAGAGTTTAGGGTCAGAGAAGCCCCGCCATTTTCGAGGGTAGGTGTTGATTTTGCTGGGCCCTTATACGTGAAAAGTAAGACGGGAGGGATGGAAAAAGTGTACATTGCACTATTTTCGTGTTGCGTGACCAGAGCTATCCATTTAGAGTTAGTAGAAGATTTGTCTGCCGCAGCGTTTAGGCGTTGTTTGCGACGATTCGCTGCGAGATATGGAACGCCTGCGCTGATTGTGTCTGACAACGCAAAAACCTTTCAAGCGACTGAGAAAGCATTAAACGAATTACTCAACCATCCAGAAGTTCAATCAGATTTGGGTCATATGAGGGTAGAGTGGAGGTTCAATTTAGAAAGGGCACCCTGGTGGGGGGGATTTTTTGAGCGAATGGTTGCGAGTGTGAAAGACTGTTTGCGAACGACACTGGGAAATGCTAGATTAACTTATGAAGAGTTGTTAACAGTGCTTGTGGAAGTAGAATGTACGCTAAATGCGAGGCCGTTGACCTACGAATATAACGAGGTGGATGACGAAGTGTTGACACCTTCTCATTTGATCTATGGGCGAAGGATTAAATCACTTCCGGATGAAATAATAGAACCAGATGATGTGGTCAGTGAGGCGCAATGTTCTGAAAGGTTTAAATATCTAAGCACTCGATTAAACCATTTTTGGAACCGGTGGCGAAACGGATATTTAGCGAATCTGAGAGAATTTCATAGGTGTAAGGCGCAAAGTAAAAAAAGGACAGCAGAAGTGGGAGACGTTGTTCTAGTTGTAAAGACACGCGAGTAAATATATCGTGTTTAAGCAAACGTTGTTTATTGCGGAACAGGCTTAAAAGAATGAATACATGTGCTTGTGGCTAGCCAACAAATAACTAAACTATTCGGCAATATAAAACGCTAACGCATACTATAAGTTCATTGAGTTCTTGTGGTTTCCGAGATAAGCCACATTTCGTCACACTAGTGCTcgaggaagaaaagaaaagaggcgAATGGAGGGTGGGAGTAGTTGAAAACCTTGTGAGGGGGTCAGACAATGTTGTCAGAGGCGCTAAAGTAAGGGTTGTAACAAAGGGGAAACCTACCCACCTATCCAGGCCAGTACAAAAACTATATCCCTTGGAAATTAAAAGTCAGGGGGAGGGAGACGCAAGAAGATCTGTACGAGCAGTTGAAAATTCCACACGAACCGTTCCGCGCAGGAATGCGGCACTAGATTCGCGGTGGAAATCACGCCTTATGCTTGACTCGTAGGCGAGTCAAGGGAAggatagtctccctcgcagccgtttttagtatcgtcacgcaacgctcctccttgtggggaggagcgttgcgtgacgatactaaaaacggctgcgagggagactaaggGAAGGAAAGTGTTATAACAAGTTATTAGCATTATTTTTCGTAATTGTTGAACAGTTGATTTTGCTTTGCAAGAAGAAAATTATCTTAGGCGTATAACCACATCCTATGACGGAATAATAGAATTGACTCGGTTTGTTTTTATCAACCTTAGTGGTTTTGATTGTAATCGGTTTATGCGcggtaaataataattaagGTAGATAATGTGGGATATGTTAAGGAAATAGGTATCACGCTCATGTTTGAGATCGCAAGAAATAATAGTGAGCCTTTGCCAAGTTCGGTTTGCGGCCGGACATACGTAGTTAAGGCGTTTACTTGTGGTAACCATAAAACTAGTGAGCATTGTAATTTTGAGTAGAACGTTTAGAACGATTGTGATGTACGAATGAACGAACGAAATAAAGCGAAAGAAGTGAAAGATACAGTCCTGATTGTTTGTTGAACCAGCGGACGCGGAGATATTCCAAACGCAGTGGAAGATTCCGCAACATTTTTTGAGTCTTAAATGGCTAGATTTCGATCTACAAGGCCAGAAAATACTTCGTTTTCGATTATCTtgtcataaaacaaaacaggacaAACTTTCCAAATTTGACCAAAAACTGGGGACTCCCCACtttcaaaaaatgacaaaatttcgacttttttaaattACGTTTTTGTAGTCTCAAATGCCTAGTTTTCTCTCTGCAAGGTTAAAACACTTTGTTTTGGCCTAGTTTTCAGAAAACCTAAAAACGGacaaaatttctaatttttgaccaaaaaccatggactaacccctttggaaaaatgccaaattttcgCCTTTTTGAAATCGACTTTTTTTCTGGTATAAAATAGATAATTTTCCATCCAGAACGTCACAAACCACTTTGTTTCGGACTATTTagctgaaaaaaaagcaaacactttcttaattttcaccaaaaatcaggaaaaaaaaggaaaaactttgTAATGTTTGAcgaaaaatcatggactaaccccttcaaaaacatacaaaattttcgactttttaaatcGATGTTTATTGCGCCTTAAATGGCCAGATTTCTATCTAAAAGGTCACAAAACACTTTGTTCCGGACTATTAtgttgaaaaactaaaaaacaacaTAGTTTcctatttttgaccaaaaaccatagactaacccctttggaaaaaatgcccattttctactttttaaaatcaatgttTTTCTAGTCTAAATTGGCAAGCTTTCTATACAGAAGGTCACAAAACACCTTGTTTCGGACTATTTTACTGAAAAactaaacaggaaaaaaatttctaacttttgacaaaaaccgtggactaacccattaaaaaaaatgccaaattttcaaCTTTCTGAAATCGCAATTTCTGGTTTAAAATGTATAGTTTTTAAGCTAGGACGTcacaaaacacttttttagGACTatttagctgaaaaaaaaaaggaaaaaacgttgaaatttttaaatttttgactaaaaatgaggaaaagaaaggaaaaaactttctaatttttgaccaaaaatcatggactaaccccaCTAAgaagatgcaaatttttcgacttcttAAATCGATATTTTGAGGTTTAAGTGGGTAGATTTCTATCTACAAGGTCACAAAATGCAATTTGCTTTGGCCAATttttgctaaaaaacaaaaaagaacaaattttcaatttttaaacaaaacccttttgaaaaataacaaaataacaattttctaCTTATCTAAATCCATATTTTTGTAGTCTTAAATGGCTATATTTCTATCTATAAGCTCACAAAACACTTTGTTTTGGagtattttgctgaaaaactaaacaggaacaaactttcctatttttgaccaaaaaccatAGATGAAACCCtatggaaaaatgccaattttctaatttttaaaatgaaacttttgcTAGTCTAAATTGGCAAGTTTTTTATCCAGAAGGTCACAAAACACCTTGTTTCGgaatattttactgaaaaacTACACAggaacaaaatttccaatttttgaccaaaaaccatggactaacccctttggaaaatgccAATTTTCTACTTTTTTGAATCGATGCATTTTTAGTCTAAATGTTTAGATTTCTCTCTACAAGGTCACCATACACTCTGTTTGGGACtattctcctgaaaaaaaaggacaaaatttccaatttttgaccaacaaccatgtactaacccctttggaaacatGCAAAAGTTTCGACTCGACACTAGATAGATATTGTTTTTTAGTTAAATGGCTTTTTAAATCGATATTTTTTGAGGTTTAAGTCGGTAGATTTGTATCTACAAGGTCACAAAACTCAATTTGCTTTGGccaattttgctgaaaaacagaaaaagacaaattttcgAATTTTTCATCAAAGTCCATAGCCttaccccttttgaaaaataacaattttctaCTTTTCTGAATCCATATTTTTGTagtcttaaggtgactcgacccagttttttttgggggggtaccatcctactttgaagctctctggtatccccacctttacttttatcgtaagtctaacacatagaatggataacacatagatcaatctacactataacaaaaattttggcgatcggagtaaatgtcacgtggttataatgccacgcccctttgagatctgagtcgaaaatctgctgttgccggcattttttcgtgaaaatctctcggctacacatagtgcgcattagtgccttgcgctgaacagagtttcaccaaaatcgcaaagacccaattcgagaaattcagcggtttccaaatttaggtcataatttatgcgaaaatgataagcaaactttacacggattatatctaataaactatgagattcatctctttatttttggcatcgttataacagatgggtccttgcaagtcagcaaaacgctttagggccttgtaaatgcgcgcgatttcgagcaaagcaaacatatagaaattatagttttcgctatttgttgacgtttatcagcgtttaagagtccttctcacgaaaaaagcattttcttaaaaattcgtagttttttttccttcaaattttttcagggccacaattgattaactaactacccggactctgaatttcatggtcattgaaaaactgtgacattatcttctttaagcccaaacttgagtaaacattgaagatttttagcgttttggctgagtttgtgctttgggagttgtctattgtttctagtatgtcattatacagcattcttgttcagcacgcgtgcaatgaccgcgcttggctgacttccgaatgctcaccgagatataataattttggtacagtgagacaggccatcgcgtgatacatagaggtttaagtcacaatttttaatcaattctcgtgcttcttgtgcctttgcaaaaaaatcaagaagtgctacacactaaatctacttactattaaaaaaatatcattttttcataggtttaatgcaagccaataattaaaccaactcgtgacgggaatatctcggtgagcattcggaagtcagccaagcgtggtcattgcacgcgtgctgaacaagaatgctgtataatgacagactagaaacaatagacaactcccaaagcacaaactcagccaaaacgccaaaaatcttcaatgtttactcaagtttgggcttatagaagataatgtcacagtttttcaatgaccatgaaattcagagtcggggtagttagttaatcaattgtggccctgaaaaaatatgaaggaaaaaaaactacgaatttttaagaaaatgcttttttcgtgagaaggactcttaaacgctgacaaacgtcaacaaatagcgaaaactataatttctatatgtttgctttgctcgaaatcgcgcgcatttacaaggccctaaagcgttttgctgacttgcacaggacccatctgttataacgatgcccaaaataaagagatgaatctcatagtttattagatataatccgtgtaaagtttgcttatcattttcgcataaattatgacctaaatttggaaaccgctgaatttctcgaattgggtctttgcgattttggtgaaactctgttcagcgcaaggcactaatgcgcactatgtgtagccgagagattttcacgaaaaaatgccggcaacagtagattttcgactcagacctcaaaggggcgtagcattataaccacgtgacatttactccgatcgccaaaaattttatgttatattgtagattgatctatatattatccattctatgtgttagacttacgataaaagtaaaggtggggataccagagagcttcaaagtaggatggtatcccccccaaaaaactgggtcgagtcaccttaaatggctatatttctatttattat encodes:
- the LOC140927784 gene encoding uncharacterized protein, with protein sequence MANGGFRLRKWKTNDPKLKRRIGSMETVGRKEEIVGRLEDEETYAKSKLECQGGSKGEKVLGVKWNCESDTFHLDLAHIAKRAEGLEPTKRNVLSLLASLFDPLGLISPVTVSMKILFQEICSSKFDWDETLTDDIKGKWAKWVENLSQTREIEVNRCLYEAREECVTECFLHGFGDASKKAYCAMVYFMYRTDDGQTHVRLVASKTRVAPLKELSIPRLELMSARILAQLMNTIRNALQSHLKIDGVRFWLDSKTALSWIQSKGEWKQFVRHRVNEILSLTSKEEWAYCPTGENPADLGSRGALASQLKENELWWLGPQWLIRKREDWPVTTEQLQTPESLLEQKKPTSALLVETRSEVGVAAVINPSDYSKLPKLMCVVAWVRRFVDNLKAALRQNENTRRTGKLEVRELNEAELELIKSAQDKLKKQSNFEQLVSKLGIVKQGEVLRCEGRLVNSDLDLDARRPFILPRRHHLTKLIIRESHEGVHHSGVRATLAQLRSKYWVPKGRQEVKRVLSECVTCRKLKGKSYSSPPTAALPEFRVREAPPFSRVGVDFAGPLYVKSKTGGMEKVYIALFSCCVTRAIHLELVEDLSAAAFRRCLRRFAARYGTPALIVSDNAKTFQATEKALNELLNHPEVQSDLGHMRVEWRFNLERAPWWGGFFERMVASVKDCLRTTLGNARLTYEELLTVLVEVECTLNARPLTYEYNEVDDEVLTPSHLIYGRRIKSLPDEIIEPDDVVSEAQCSERFKYLSTRLNHFWNRWRNGYLANLREFHRCKAQSKKRTAEVGDVVLVVKTRE
- the LOC140925668 gene encoding uncharacterized protein translates to MSKKKVRAGHRGFLTKIIEEANERLDDEYSTVRKAELLKWKASLGEQLQKIVPLDEEILGELAADEKVTEEEVADEIERSGRLRADATQVLAAIEERLTDQPPPPPASQVAPQYVNSSQGYQPISSQQKTVRAKLPKLEVKKFKGKLCEWQEFWDSFESAIHMNDGLSNVDKFSYLRSLLLGSAKSAIGGLALTSANYESAIELLKKRYGKKVAIQRALISELLNARPVFNESDTPRLRSLYDFAETKYRALQALGVDEQSYSEVVVPTLLEKIPDAIRLTITRGRQYLEWTLGDTLEPLLVEVELREDHCLAQHRSNEAKKGPVTSSALFAGKGDRRCAFCLENHLPEDCKKVTKTEERKKLLIKFGRCFKCINKGHRARDCKASVQCKNCKGSHNTCLCELGSQQTPAGDSGQPLVNSPSSLLVGTESRIALQTAQALIKGNVPGRVRVLFDSGSHKSFVTTKAASNYGLEIVRKEWVTINTFGQTVKESGLREVVQFDVMPLQADRSLRLEAYVVPEISHISNEHVEVVKNDYPHLRDLWFSDVCQTKEELEIDLLIGSDYLWEFQKGRTIRGEPEEPVAVETELGWVLSGPLKKKKLESERQEVTVNFVAHEGAVTVGDSLEGAVGKLWNLESLGIKASDEVHELFENDISFIEGRYSVKLPWKQGHNPLPSNYANSLSRMKSQIKRLKREPEVLEEYDSIIKDQLSSGIIERVTDLEGACKVHYLPHQAVIRKDAETTKLRIVYDASAKEGKNGTSLNDCLHTAPSLNPLLFEILVRFRENRVALVGDIEKAFLNIAVDVNDRDCLRFLWVDDARDSNSNVVVYRFCRVVFGLNASPFLLNGTIRHHLATFAEADPKFVKKMVDSF